Sequence from the Tursiops truncatus isolate mTurTru1 chromosome 18, mTurTru1.mat.Y, whole genome shotgun sequence genome:
aaaataaagttcCTATGAGGAGCAACTAAGGTATTCATATTTGACAACTATTTGGGAATTTCTGAACAAAATATCTCAGCCATGAGACATGGTCACATCAGTCCCACATAACTTTCAGCCTTAGAGCATACTTCGCTGTATTATGCCCTTTCCCAATTCTCTTTCCTCATGCTCCTTTCCCCAAATACATATATTGAGATTTTCACCCAACTGTAAGAAAGGCTTTAAGTAAGGTGATTTCAGTAATCCTCACCAGGATTCTGTCAAACGTGACAGTGCAGCAAGAAAGCAGCCATCATCCCTGCCGTGGAACCTCTGTGGCTAAATTACTCACCTGCAGGTTGCAAACCCTAATAATAGAATAGATATGAACTTTTAAATACGAGGAAATGCACTCTCAGTTCAcagacaaaattaaagaaatcttATTCCAAAATAAAGAATATCTGTGATATCTcataataaaacaatttaaaattttaacaagtgTTAAGTTCTACTGTTGAAGCATTCTTTTAATCTACATTGTGTTCCAAATAATttcaaagcaaaacacaaaagtcaactcaaaacaactattaaaaaaacaaaacacagagccAGAGCTCACAATATTACTTCCCAAGCTCTAGAAAGCTTTCTATATAGGGGGGGAAAAAATAACAGGTCACGGAAATGAAGTTTCACTATGTATAAATACTGTACATGGGTTTAAAAGATCCCGGGATTTCCAAAAGTCTCAACTTCCACTTTGTGTGTAACCTTATGACAGTTCTAACCAACTGCAAAGCAGATTTAACATACCATTCCTACAAATACAAAATGCATACCCCACAAATACTACCAGTGTTGAAGGAACTAAAAGGTTTTGAACTTTTCAACAGCTTTCCAACCATTTTGTCCCATGCAAATGACTTTCAAATTCTCAGGCAGGCCCCAGGAAGTAAAGCACAAGAAACTATATTTACTTAAAGATTCAGTCTAATTCCCTGTAGTAAATCACAGGAAATAATTTAGTTCCAAAGCAGCCTCTCCTCAGTCCTCAAACAGTTAAGTTTTGGTCGATTTGCATTTtagaactgaatttttttaagctaaaagTCATagtaaaatttctcctttttatgaaTGTTTAAAACAAGCAAGTTTTTCAGATCTGAGAGTGAAACTTAGTTTTAACAAGTAACTCATTTTTATGAAAACTCCAACCAGAAGACTAGCTGTGAGTTAGAAACACTTcaggttgtttcttttcttcttaaaataccCTTTTACTCAAAGTGAAAATGTGCTTGCTGTAATCTGACTTCCACCAACTGACTCTGATTGCACCTGAAATATTTCCTCACTTGAGAATGGCAGCCTGCTCTCTCCCAAAGCTCCACTAGGTTTCCACTGGGAGCTGCTACCTGGCCTCCAATTCTGGACAGACAATTCTCACTAACATTTAATAGATCTTCTAGCTCTGACCagtaaattttttctaaaaacttACAAttgcatttggggaaaaaattagaaCAAGTAAAGAACCTAATAAAAATGGCCGGGGGGGGGGATGATTTGGCCTTAGaatctgtttttataaaaagcACTAAAGCTTCAACGTTTAAGTTATAGTCCTACAATAGTTTAAGAATACCTTGACTTAAGGCCATTTGAGaggcaaaactaaaaataatcccCAAACTCTGCCTTTCCCTATCTTTAAAGAACGCCACTCCAGCAAGCTGAAGCAGGCTGTATCCATTCCCAAGGACATGAGAAAAGGTGTAAGTACATACTGTACCTTGAATGCccaacaacaacgaaaaaaatGGCTTTTTTAACAGCAAATGCTTTGTAACAGCTCAAGTAGGACTGATAAATAAACAAGTCAGTCAAATACTTAAATTCAAATGTTAAAGTAAAATTGGATTTGGCAGGCAACCCCGATTTTCTGACTTAAAAGAATATATACCTAGCTTAAAGTAAGGAGGCACCTTACCTTTTTGAAGCACTTGGTAAAATTGCACGTAATGCCTAGTAATGAGGTTATAAGTGATGCCTTTACTCTAAAATACGCTTTGGAAAAAATAAGATCCTGACTCCTTCTCCAGGAACTTTAATACGAAGTGATTAACTTAACCTTTTTTACACACATTAACCACAAAGATAACAGTGTATGTAAAACCACCTTGGTGTAACAAGTGCTTAGCAAAGGAAAATCTGTATTATGCTGTACAGTCCGGATGAGGGGTAAGGAAGGAGGTTAGCTCAACTAGAGAACCTTCGCATCGATCCTTCCACCTGTGACAGTGAGAAACTGGCAGCTTCTGGCAGCCGCAGGGCGAACGCACGGCCGGTAAGCCTCCGCACCGCCAGCCCCGAGCCTGACCTCCCGAGGGTCCCAGGGCCTTCTCCACGTCGGGGTAGGGACGTGCCTGCCCACAGAGTCTCTCCTCgggtctgtctgcctgtctctctcagAAAGGCAAAAAGTGCGAGGCACCTCCTTTACAGGCCTCCATGCAGGCAGAAGTTCCCTACGGTTCCCTAGATTCGAACCTCCACTCCAACTCCCCCAAAACACTAGTGTCAAAGCCCCCCGCCTTGCCCCTCGGATCCGTAGCTCCGTGCTCGAAGGCACTGAGGTGGCAAAGCAAGAGATTATACACGCCCCCGGCCCTGGTCATCCGGGGGAGCCTCTCCTCGCCTAATTAAAGGCCTTGAACCTTGGGCGAGGCCAAGTTTGGGGGTACCTCCCGGCGCAGATAAGAGCTGGCCGCGCGGCGCCGAGGCCGGGCCCGGAGGCACGCAAGGCCAGGGCGCGCTGGCCCTTTAAAGGCACTCGCTTCCTGCGCCCGCGGCCCCTCCCTCGCCGTCGCCAGCTCCCGCCCCCGCCGAGGGTCACACTTGAACTTTAGCTCGCCCCGCGCGGCCGGGCGCCGGCGCTCCGCAGGCGGTGGCCGCCCCTTCGCACGTGTCGGAGGCGCTACCTCGGGATGGGCGCTCCCGGCCCCCCGCACTCGAGGCCACTTCGAATAAAatcgaaacaaaacaaaatgcacacCGGCCTCCAAAATCTGCGTGGCCATCCCCGACGGGCCTCCCGGCTCGCGCCCTGCCTGTCCCCTCCACCTGCAGCCCGGTCCCCTGGCGGCGGGGCTCTGAGGCCCCTCGCCACGCTCTCCCCAGCCCAGAGCGGCGGAAACGGCTCCGCGGGGCGTCCCGGGGCTAGGAGGACGCGCGCCGCGGGGGCGGAGGGGAGCCGCCCTCACCCCCGAGGTCCTGGAAGAAAAGCAGCAGCTGCACGAGTCCGCGCGGGCCGTGGCGGAGCAGCTCCCAGTGAACCCCCCTTTCCTTCCACTGGCGAACTTTTCTGCCCGCTCGGAGGTCCACTTCTTGGCGTACTTTTTTCACTCCCTTAGGTCTCAACGAGCCCATTCCCCGTCCCGCTCCAACTCTCACTAGAGCGCGCGCAGAGACACTTATTCAGGTCCCCCGACGAGTCCGGGTCAAGCCCCACAACCCACCCCTGCCGCTTCTCGCCCGCTCCCTTCACGCGCTGCCCGCGTGCTCTGCACTTTCAGGCCAAGCAAACTTGCCCAGCCGCCCCCTCATCTGCCCCACCGCGACCTCAGGAGGAGGCAGGCAGGCTGCCCGAGCCCCCCTCCCGCTCCGGCCGTTAGCCCCGAGGCCACTCACCTTCCAGCCAGCCGAGCTGTTGCTGTCGCCCTTATCCTTGAAGTAGGGAACGCTCTTGACCATCCACTCGTAGATCTGCGACAGCGTGAGCCGCTTCTCGGCCGAGCTCTCGATGGCCTTAGTGATGAGGTCGGCGTAGGACAGGTTGCCCCACGCGTTGCGGCGGGACGAGCTGCTCTTGCGCGGCTGCCCCGCTAGcggcccggcggcggcggcggggggcaCGGGCGGGTGCTGCGATAGCGGCCCGGGCGGCGGGGGCTGCGGCGGCGCCGGGTGCAGGCAGCCCGCCTCCGGGCCCTGGAAGTCCCCGCACAGCCCCCCGGTGGCGGCAGctgcggccgccgccgccgccaccgcggCCGCCGCCGCGGCTGCCGCCACGGAGCCGGGCGCCTGCTGGAAGTCCCCGCTCTCCTCCAGCAGGCTCAGGTTGCTCATGAAGTCGGCGCTGACAGCGGACGCCGAGGCCGAGGGCAGGCCCGCGGCGGCGTCGGGGTTCGCGGCCGCGCCGCCCGACGGCGCCGGGCTGGAGGTGGCCGAGTTGGACTGGCTAAACTCCGGCCTGGGTAGCGGCCAGGTGCACGAGCGCGGCCGGGGCAGCGGCTCGAAGTCCGGGTCGATCTCCACCACCTGGGGCGCTTCGGCCATGGTgaccccggcccctcccccagccgcggGACTGccaagaagtgagagagtgcagCACCGGGGGCCGAGGAGAGAGAGCGAGAAGAGCCGGTCCGAGATTTGCCGGGGCCgggcgcggggggcggggggggggggggttgatgTCGGTGCCACGAGCGGACGGAAACCGGGAGGAAGGCGCGGCGGCAGAGTGGAAGCGCGAGCCCAGAACTTAACTTCACAGGTCCATCAACATCTAGGCTCCTCCGGGTCCGCTGCACGGACGGGACGGCAGGCCAGAGTCACCGGGCCCCGGCAGCGCCGGCGTCGCGCTCCTGCTGACACGGCCCGTGGAACGAAGGACGGACGGACGCCGCGGACCGTTCACTCTCCCGGGCTGCGCGACCGTGGCGCTGCTGCCTGTTGAATGTGGCGGCGACGGCGGCAGCTGCAGCGACTACGCTGCCGCCCGACTTACTGGATCTGCCGCCGTCCCCCGCCCGCGGCGGCGCGCGCGCCGGCCCGCCCCTGACTGACAGCCCGAGAGACCAATGAGCGCGCGGCGGCTCCGCCCAGGCAGCCAGTGGACGCCGGCCTGGGCGGGGCCCGGTTTTCCACCGGGAGGCCGCAGTGGGTTGGTGGGGGGTAGTGGGGTGTTtttctctcccacacacacacgcacacacactctcgctctctcactcttttttttaagctctCTGTTATTATTTTCTGGTAATTCTCGAGTGTTTCTGTGAGTCTCTCGCCCTCCCAATGTTTTGATTGCTAGGAGGAAAACCAACGTGGAGGCGACGGCGACACTTTGTTTACTACTGAGGACCAGAGAGTACTCGGGAAGCCCGAGTGGAACGAGTCGCTCGCTTCGCCTCGACCTCCGCTCGGGGCCCAAAGCCGGGCCGGGCGGGGGCCGGGGACGCTCAGCGCTCCGGGGGCGCTGGGTGGGCGGGCGGGCGGAGGCGGCCTCGCTGCATTCTGCTCAATCGCCCCCTCTCGACTCTGCCCACGATTTCTTTGCAGAGAAACGTGGGGAAGtcggtgggttttgtttttgttttgttttgttttgttttccctgcgACGTGTCGAGTCCTCCGGCCCCGGCGCGAGCCGCACACGCCCCCCGGGGCAAGGGCTCTGACGGTCAAGTCCGCGCGGACGACGCAGTCGCTGCAGCTTCCGCGCCGGGAACCCACCTGTCCGCACCCGCGGGCTGAGCCTCTGCGGTTGGATGTAGACGGGGGCCAGTTGTCCAGTCCAGCAGCCACCAGCCGGGTTCACTACATTCTTGACTTAACTAGAAACGAGGGAAGGGGGCTCGGCGTGGGCCGAAGATGGTCCTACGTCACACGCACCCTCGGGCCCAAAGGCATCCTCATCCTCGTGCCCTCTTCCCTTGGGCGGGAATCTCAGACCCTCCACTGAGTCAGTCGGGGGCGACGGGGAAGGGGTCAGAGGAGAGCATTTAGTGAGAGCCTTGTCACTTTATTACTTACCCTAATTAAGTTTAACTGTTTGCTTGCCATTTCTTTGCTATTTAGAATGGAAGTGCTGAGGTGTTGAGAAGTGAAAatggaagaagggagaggacCAAAGCCTTGGGGTGCagccctgccccactcccagaTGTTCCTTTAGGCCGCTTGCCCCGTGCGTCCATCAacccaccccacctttccccaTCTGGGCTCCAGGTCCAGGACGTCCTGCCGAGATCAGTGGGGCAAAAGGTAGGAAGACAATGGCCCTTGTGTCTCAGGGAGCAGAAGAAACAGTCGTCaagttttgtttacttttgcattttttttttttttaggaggaaTATGGAAGGCATTTCCTTTCAGAGGGATGGGATCACTTAAGATGGAAGATTGACCGTAGGGTTTTAAATATCTTGTCCAAAATGACAGCTCccaattccaaaaaaaaaaaaaaaaatccctgtttcTGACAGGTGGTTCTTCAGTTGAAAAAGTGGCATCTAAAGAAAATGAGGCCTCGTTTACAGAAGTTTGAAAAGACTGAAAGATTTATTCCTCCTTGACATTCTCACTCGTCCAAACTCCTATTTCTTCATAATCCGCTTATCACAACAGCTTTCCAGTGATAAGGGGGCTGGGTGGAGGTTGTGAGCCTGATAGATGGAAGCTAGGGTTGGTTCCCACCCTCGTTTTGCGGTCTCTGCGTTTTCTATCAAATTTGGACTGTTCGGGCCTCGTCTGCCCGCCGCTAGGGGACCTCAGTAACCCAGACGAGCTGAAAGGAAGGCCGTAATGTAGAACTACTGCTTCCCTCAACCTTTGCCACTGCACTCTGCAGGGGCAGCCCCCATTCGAACGGCCGCACCCTTCGAATAGGCGGTGCCCTAGTGGGTCATTCTTGGCAAAGGAAGCCAGCTGGCAAATTTGGCCTTGCCTTCATTTCAATTCCGGTTTTTCAGGGCCTCAGTTGCAGGAAAGTATTTGGTT
This genomic interval carries:
- the LOC109550185 gene encoding uncharacterized protein, producing the protein MSARRLRPGSQWTPAWAGPGFPPGGRKSTREARVERVARFASTSARGPKPGRAGAGDAQRSGGAGWAGGRRRPRCILLNRPLSTLPTISLQRNVGKSVGFVFVLFCFVFPATCRVLRPRREPHTPPGARALTVKSARTTQSLQLPRREPTCPHPRAEPLRLDVDGGQLSSPAATSRNGSAEVLRSENGRRERTKALGCSPAPLPDVPLGRLPRASINPPHLSPSGLQVQDVLPRSVGQKGNYYIILDRKTEGWFPLINSKTQTDKAWGSRVEKGAECLRLDRKANHVCPSLISSQGYSEFLVYSTNYSFGDCIEAFIFSTLDTCLFTLGGIFFD